One Setaria italica strain Yugu1 chromosome II, Setaria_italica_v2.0, whole genome shotgun sequence DNA segment encodes these proteins:
- the LOC101781538 gene encoding uncharacterized protein LOC101781538, with product MSASKGKRGVFSKKKKRTRSDGESSISDIWSQLHEDVASNLRRSVVSLVLNARGFRFPFSGIAIECQNNVTKFVTTGKLVSVLQTCDYEEEIEVYYEGNVATGYLDEYDSDCQLAVVKVLSPLNVYCIHLNPGMESVPCKQLIAVGRVYDEFIATSGEISRGSKDREFLIFSRSPENSLGAAFFDIDGNFVGMNHCYFLPRRIFLERSTSRGVFRYVGMNGWYETKRGELYFHPKAYDVVDKEQFQDLNSLGYPIPSRTMVNRGMILVNTCEDPFGDLYPKGVWGVFRKRVSSEISRNVVALASFKGETRFFACTGVFIDYDDEYPKILTSASLIRDRNDPNKIVEDLRIDVLLPSKKCRVIGTLKHYSLHYNVAVVSVDNHRALCPMNLEKRPVNLHDSLVNNSTVVAVGRIFQSGTLMAASGKLTLGSSSLDCKVLCYSTCKISKVGIGGPLVDVDGNFIGMNFHGMCYNCEKIGTPYMDYEDLCRILECLKTKKTTEFSFGDTVRGDEEPINEWPVPDPYWFDPSDVEEDDMNDKQEVVADGCPKCVLK from the exons ATGTCAGCAAGTAAGGGGAAGAGAGGTGttttctcaaaaaagaaaaaaagaactcgcAGTGATGGAGAGTCATCGATCTCAG ATATTTGGAGTCAGCTGCATGAAGACGTTGCATCAAATCTTCGTAGAAGTGTTGTCTCACTTGTTTTGAATG CACGCGGATTTCGGTTTCCATTCTCTGGTATTGCCATAGAATGCCAGAACAATGTCACAAAGTTTGTGACAACTGGAAAGTTGGTTAGTGTTCTTCAGACGTGCGACTATGAAGAAGAG ATCGAAGTGTACTATGAAGGAAATGTTGCCACAGGCTATCTGGACGAATATGATTCTGACTGTCAACTTGCTGTTGTCAAAGTCTTGTCCCCCCTTAATGTTTATTGCATACATCTTAATCCTGGGATGGAATCTGTGCCCTGTAAGCAGCTAATAGCTGTAGGGCGTGTCTATGACGAATTCATAGCAACAAGTGGGGAAATATCACGTGGATCTAAAGATAGAGAATTTCTTATATTCTCTCGTTCCCCTGAG aaTTCGTTAGGGGCGGCATTTTTTGATATAGATGGAAATTTTGTTGGCATGAACCACTGCTATTTCTTGCCAAGGAGAATATTTCTCGAACGGTCAACATCAAGGGGGGTATTTCGCTATGTTGGCATGAATGGTTGGTATGAGACTAAAAG GGGGGAACTTTACTTCCATCCTAAAG CATATGATGTTGTTGACAAGGAACAATTTCAGGATCTGAATTCTTTGGGTTATCCTATTCCATCAAGGACTATGGTCAATC GTGGCATGATTTTGGTTAATACTTGTGAAGATCCTTTTGGTGATTTATATCCTAAAGGTGTTTGGGGTGTATTCAGGAAAAGAGTTTCTTCTGAGATATCTCGAAATGTTGTGGCACTTGCTTCTTTCAAAG GAGAAACAAGGTTTTTTGCATGCACTGGAGTTTTTATTGACTATGATGATGAGTATCCGAAAATTCTTACTTCAgcaagcttgattagagatcgTAATGATCCAAATAAGATCGTTGAGGACCTGAGG ATTGATGTGTTGCTCCCAAGCAAAAAGTGCAGAGTAATAGGGACATTGAAACATTATAGTTTACATTACAATGTTGCTGTAGTCAGTGTTGATAATCACCGTGCTCTTTGTCCTATGAATCTTGAGAAGCGTCCTGTGAATCTTCATGATTCTCTGGTAAATAATTCTACGGTAGTAGCTGTTGGGCGGATCTTCCAATCAGGCACGTTAATGGCTGCAAGTGGGAAACTAACTCTGGGGTCAAGCTCGCTTGATTGCAAAGTTCTTTGTTACTCCACATGTAAAATCAGTAAG GTGGGGATTGGAGGGCCCCTTGTTGATGTTGATGGTAATTTTATTGGCATGAACTTTCATGGAATGTGCTACAATTGTGAGAAAATAGGAACCCCGTACATGGATTATGAAGATCTCTGTAGAATCCTGGAATGTTTGAAGACAAAAAA AACTACAGAGTTTAGTTTCGGGGACACTGTCCGTGGAGATGAGGAACCAATAAATGA GTGGCCAGTGCCTGATCCATATTGGTTTGATCCAAGTGATGTGGAGGAGGATGATATGAATGACAAACAAGAAGTCGTAGCTGATGGCTGCCCTAAATGCGTGCTCAAGTAG